From a region of the Cucumis sativus cultivar 9930 chromosome 6, Cucumber_9930_V3, whole genome shotgun sequence genome:
- the LOC101208465 gene encoding organelle RRM domain-containing protein 1, chloroplastic, with translation MELLSPTPTTNFSFHSLKPHFQSSAINISFPLPLSKTKKFLLSSSYLYSTVPLRCSVAVNLASTSTPSTSSLWSPTFGENRHWRVLMERPPSGLNSKPQVIDYYVKALERVLGSEKDAQMCIYDASWDTRFGFCCDIDEQASIELARVPGVISVEPDPNFSSIEKDNGSSTPPLNLKSYSQNGSRVLFPLGNTKHWLVRIDKPGIGVVTKAQMVDYYVEILTKVLGNDKDAQMCIYHVSWQSSFGFCCELDEECARELAGVPGVLSVQLDANFEAENKDYGGNIAKNPSDLPDSSGTHQTTPVKTKKLFITGLSFYTSEKTLRAAFEGFGKLVEVKIIMDKISKRSKGYAFVEYTTEEAASAALKEMNGKIINGWMIVVDIAKPSPRRYGGNRS, from the exons ATGGAGCTACTCTCTCCCACACCCACAACGAATTTCTCATTCCATTCCCTCAAACCCCATTTCCAATCCTCCGCCATTAACATCAGTTTCCCTCTACCTTTAAGTAAAACGAAAAAGTTcctactttcttcttcttatctATACTCCACTGTTCCTCTTCGCTGTTCTGTTGCAGTTAATTTAGCTTCAACATCCACTCCTTCTACTTCTTCTCTCTGGTCTCCGACTTTCGGCGAAAACCGCCACTGGAGGGTCCTCATGGAGAGACCCCCATCAGGGCTCAATTCAAAACCACAAGTCATTGATTATTACGTCAAAGCCTTGGAAAGAGTTTTGGGCAG TGAGAAGGATGCTCAGATGTGTATTTATGATGCTTCCTGGGATACCCGCTTTGGATTTTGTTGTGACATTGATGAACAAGCTTCCATTGAGCTTGCAA GAGTACCGGGGGTTATATCCGTTGAGCCTGACCCGAACTTCAGCTCCATAGAGAAGGATAATGGTTCTTCAACTCCTCCATTGAATCTGAAATCATATTCGCAAAATGGCAGCAGGGTATTGTTCCCTTTGGGGAATACCAAGCATTGGCTTGTTCGAATAGACAAGCCAGGTATTGGGGTGGTTACCAAGGCGCAAATGGTTGATTATTATGTTGAGATACTGACCAAAGTTCTGGGGAA TGACAAGGATGCCCAAATGTGTATATATCACGTTTCCTGGCAGTCTAGCTTTGGTTTTTGTTGTGAATTGGATGAGGAATGTGCGCGAGAACTAGCCG GTGTTCCTGGTGTTTTATCTGTTCAGCTAGATGCAAACTTTGAGGCAGAGAATAAGGATTATGGAG GTAATATTGCCAAGAATCCTTCGGATCTACCAGATTCTTCAGGAACACATCAAACAACTCCtgtgaaaacaaagaaactatttataacTG GACTTTCATTTTATACATCAGAGAAAACCTTACGTGCTGCATTCGAAGGCTTTGGCAAGCTCGTTGAAG TTAAGATCATAATGGACAAAATCTCCAAAAGGTCCAAGGGCTATGCATTTGTAGAGTATACAACAGAGGAGGCTGCCAGTGCTGCCCTCAAAGAAATGAATGGCAAG ATCATCAATGGCTGGATGATAGTTGTCGATATTGCTAAGCCTAGTCCTCGTAGATACGGTGGAAACCGCTCCTGA
- the LOC101208705 gene encoding hippocampus abundant transcript-like protein 1 isoform X2 yields the protein MVVLPLLGQLADEYGRKPLLLLTVSTSIFPFALLVWDQSKGYIYAYYVLRTISKILSQGSIFFISVAYAADTVQESRRAAVFGWITGLSSASHVVGNLLARFLPEKYIFVVSIVLLMFCPIYMYFFLHETVKPIPKNDEEPNWLSKTVNVLNRRFRTMRDAIEIVIDNPTLRSITYVSFFLNLGMTGITNVLMFYLKAVFGFDKNQNSEILMLVGIGSIFTQMLVLPLINPLIGEEAILCLGILASVAYALFYGLAWAAWVAYLAASFKVIYVLARPAIYAIVSKASSSSNQGKAQGFVAGVESIASFLSPLVMSPLTSWFISSDAPFDCKGFSIVCASICLVISLWHGCCLLKAKEHGSKEDDDPEEPLLNDA from the exons atggtaGTTCTTCCACTGCTTGGTCAGCTTGCGGACGAGTATGGTCGAAAACCTTTGCTCCTACTAACAGTATCAACAAGCATATTTCCTTTTG CATTACTTGTTTGGGATCAATCCAAGGGTTATATATATGCTTACTATGTGCTTCGTACAATATCAAAGATACTGAGTCAAGGCAGCATATTCTTCATTTCTGTTGCATATGCC GCGGATACTGTAcaagaaagtaggagagctgCAGTATTTGGTTGGATCACTGGCCTTTCTTCTGCTTCCCATGTTGTTGGGAATTTGCTAGCAAGGTTTCTTCCCGAAAAGTACATTTTTGTG GTCTCAATAGTTCTATTGATGTTTTGTCCCATCTACATGTACTTTTTCCTGCACGAGACAGTAAAACCAATCCCGAAGAATGATGAAGAACCCAATTGGTTATCAAAGACGGTCAACGTTCTCAACAGACGATTCAGAACTATGAGAGATGCAATTGAAATAGTCATCGACAA TCCAACACTTCGGAGCATAActtatgtttctttctttctgaATTTGGGAATGACAGGGATCACTAACGTCCTAATG TTCTATTTGAAGGCGGTTTTTGGGTTTGATAAAAACCAAAACTCAGAAATTTTGATGCTTGTTGGAATAGGCTCGATTTTCACTCAG ATGTTGGTGCTACCACTTATAAATCCACTGATTGGGGAGGAAGCTATATTGTGCTTGGGAATACTTGCATCAGTAGCTTAT GCATTGTTCTATGGCTTGGCATGGGCAGCTTGG GTTGCATACTTGGCTGCTTCATTTAAAGTCATATATGTCTTAGCAAGACCTGCA ATTTATGCAATTGTCTCCAAAGCTTCAAGCTCAAGCAATCAG GGGAAGGCCCAAGGTTTTGTTGCTGGTGTGGAGTCAATAGCTAGTTTTTTGTCACCACTTGTGATGAGTCCCTTAACCT CATGGTTCATTTCAAGTGATGCCCCTTTTGATTGTAAAGGCTTTAGCATTGTTTGTGCCTCCATATGCTTG GTGATTTCTTTATGGCATGGCTGTTGCCTACTGAAGGCCAAAGAACATGGAAGCAAAGAGGATGACGATCCTGAGGAACCACTTTTGAATGATGCTTAA